Below is a window of Sulfitobacter sp. SK012 DNA.
TGGCATCGTTCTTTGTGTACGGATCACCCCGCTTTCAGAGGTGGAAGCCGCGCCGCAACTGATGGCGCAGGTGGCGATTTCCGGGCCAATCTTGCTGCTGATCGCGCCGTTATTTGGGCCACTGATCCGCGATTTGCAGCCCATATTTTTGGCAGGGCTGCTGTTTCAGATTATCGCCGTTGGCAGCTTTGGGTTTCTAGTGTGGTTTTGGTTGATCAAAATCTATCCCGCGTCTTCCGTCGCCTCGTTCAGTTTCCTGTCGCCGGTTTTCTCGGTGATTTTGGGCTGGTTGTTGTTGTCTGAAGATGTCGCGCCGTCCGTTTGGGCCGCATTGGTGCTGGTGGCCGTGGGTATTTACCTGATTAACCGCAGACCAACGGCTTAGGTTCCGCAGAACGTCGCAGGGACGATTTCGGAGGGGCGCGGTTGTTTTGCCAGGTCGGGATCGGTCAGGGTAAATGGCGTTTTCAACGCTGTCATCAACCGCTCAAACGGGGCCATGTCGCCCGCGACGGCAGCGTCGATCATTTGCTCAATTCGATGATTGCGCGGGATAATTGCAGGGTTTGCGGCGTCCATCGTCGCACGCGCGTCAGGCACATCCGCAATGCGGGCGGCATGTGCCACGGCCCAGCTGTCAAAGGCATCACGATCGGTAAATTGATCTGGCGCGTCTGGAGTGCCAAGATTGCGGAAGGTGTTGGTGAAATCAGCGCCATCTTTCTGCATCAAGTCCAGCAGGCTTTGGATCAACGCTTCGTCGTCTTTTGTTGGTTCAGAGATGCCGATTTTGGCTGCAAAGCGCTTGAGCCAAGCGGCCTCAATCAGGGCTGGCATGGCGTGGATGATTGCGGTGGCTTCTTCGACGGCTGCGTCCTTGTCTTCAAAGAGCTGGAGGAGCGAAGTAGCAAATTGGGCCATGTTCCAGACTGCAATATTAGGTTGATTGCCAAAGGCATAGCGGCCTTGTTGGTCGATTGATGAAAACACGCGCCCCATGTTGAAATCATCCATGAAAGCGCAGGGACCGTAGTCGATGGTCTCGCCGGAAATGCTGCAATTGTCGGTGTTCATCACACCGTGGATGAAACCGACGGACATCCAAGCCGCAATCAGTTCAGCTTGCGCGCTGCAAACTTCGCGCAGCAGGTCCATTGGGGTTTTCGCCAGCGGGTAGTGGCGCTGCGAAGCGTAGTCAGTGAGGGTTTGTAAGGCTTCTATCTCGCCACGGTGGGCAAAGATCTGAAAGGTGCCGACGCGCAGATGGCTGGACGCAACACGGGTCAGAATGGCACCGGGGAGCATGCCTTGTTCGCGTAAAATATCCTCGCCTGTGGCAACTGCGGCCAATGCGCGGGTTGTCGGGATGCCAAGCGCATGCATGGCCTCAGACACTACATATTCGCGCAGCACTGGACCCAGCCAAGCACGGCCATCGCCGCCACGTGAATAAGGCGTTCGACCGGATCCTTTTAGCTGAATGTCGCGGCGCAATCCGTTGGTATCAATGGTTTCTCCCAGAAGTATCGCGCGACCGTCTCCCAGCTGTTGATTGTAGGAGCCGAATTGATGCCCGGCATATAGCTGCGCCAAGGGTGTGGCTCCTTGGGGTATTTTGTTACCCCCAAACACAGAAGCTAGGTCGCCTAACTCAGAGGGATTGATCCCCAACACCTTTGCGAGGCCATTGTTGAAGGCCAATAGAACGGGGGCTTTGACTGGCGTCGGGTCAAGCCGAGTATAAAACCCTGAAGGTAAGGCGGCATAGCTGTTGTCGAAATTAATCATACGAGGCGCTTTGACATGAACATATATCCTTCGCGCGGCGCGAAACCGGCGCGTTTATAAAGCTTGAGTGCGGCTGCATTGTTGCTGTCGACCTCAAGGTGGATCGCGCGGAGTCCACCTTCCTTTAGCGCACGCGGTAAAGCCGTCAACGCCTCAGAGGCGATGCCGCGTCCGCGCACACCAGGCCGGATGTAGAGTTCATCGATAATGGCATCGAGACCGCCAAATTCCACGGACCATCCAAAAGTAATGACCACATAACCGATTGGCGCGCGCGGCGGTCCAATCAGGTACGCGCAGCCATGTGGGATGCCGTCCAGTAACGGGGCCACGCCGTCACGGCGGGCCTTGTCGGTCAGGGTAATATTGGCCTCATGGTGAAATGCGCTGACAAGGGTTAGCAGGCGGTCCAAATGGTCCGGCCCCGCGAGGGTGAGGACTGCGCTCACAGGCGGCCAATCCGTTCCACCAACAAGGAAAAGAACCCGTCAGCGTCGATTTCACCCATAAATGTCGCGTTGGGTGCGCGGTCTGTGACGCCCCACCAATCCGCGACGGTCATACCCATGGTCAGCTCGGATTGGGTTTCAATTTCCACATTCACGTGGCGGCCTTTGAAGAGATCGGGATTGATCAGATAGGCGGTCACGCAAGGGTCATGCAGCGGTGCACCATCCGAGCCGTATTTTTCCTTGTCGAAACGCTCAAAGAAGTCGGTCATTTGCGCAACTGCGATGCCAGCAGGTGTGCCGATCGCACGGAAAGCATCATTGCGAGATTTGGTCACCAACGCTTTATGGGTGACATCAAGCGGCATCACCACAATCGGAATTCCTGATTTAAACACAATATCAGCGGCTTGCGGATCGACGTAGATGTTGAATTCAGCGGCGGGGGTGATGTTGCCGCCTTGGAAGTAGCCGCCGCCCATGAGCACGATCTTGGCGACGCGTTTCGCGATGTCGGGGGCTTTTTGCAGGGCCGTTGCGATGTTGGTAAGTGGGCCAAGCGGACACAAGGTAATCGTGCCCGGCGCATTGTCGCGCAGAGTGTCGATGATGAAATCAACGGCGTGGCCCTCGGCCAGCGGCATCGTGGGGTCAGGCAAATCTGGACCGTCGAGACCGGATTTGCCATGCACATGCTCTGCGGTGACCAGATCGCGGCCCAATGGCCGGTCGCATCCGGCATAGACGGGCACATTAGGTTTGCCCGCCAACTCACAGATAATGCGGGCATTTTTTGACGTCAGATCAAGAGGCACATTGCCTGCGACGCAAGTTAGCGCCAGCACTTCAACGTCTTCGGGGCTGGCTAGCGCCAGCAGAATGGCAACGGCGTCATCCTGTCCGGGGTCTGTGTCGATGATGATCTTACGAGGTTTCATATGCTGTCCTTTTCCCGTTCAGAGATAGGGGATGCGAAGGTTGATTAGAAGAGGTCCGCGGCGTGGGCGGCGGTGTTATGTCGGCGGGCTGGCACAAATATGCTGAGCATCATTTTTCATGGGTGGTATTTTTGGATGCGCGCTCATCTGCCTTAACGGCGTCCCAGAGCGCGTCCATTTCGGCCAAATCGCTGTCATTTGGGGTTTTGCCTAAATCGCGTAGCTTGGCTTCAACCCCTTCAAAGCGGCGGGTGAATTTGGCGTTGGCTGCGCGCAAAGCGGCTTCGGGTTCCAGGCCCAGGTGACGGCCCAGATTGGCCATGACAAACATCAAATCGCCAAATTCCTCTTCGACCTCGGCTTGTGAAAGTTCATCACGTGCTTCGACCAGTTCGGCGGCTTCTTCCTTAATTTTATCAATCACATGAGAGGCATCAGGCCAGTCAAATCCAACGCGGGCCGCGCGTTTTTGCAATTTGTGGGCGCGCAAAAGCGCCGGCAGCCCAATCGCCACACCGTCAAGCGCGCCACCTTGGGCTTTGCCTGCGCGTTCCTTGGCCTTGATCGCTTCCCAATCGGCCGTTTGTTGATCCGCGCTTTTATCCCGGCTTTCGTCGCCAAAAACATGCGGATGCCGCGCGACCATTTTGTCTGAGATGTTGCGCACCACGGATTGAAAGGAAAACAGTCCTTTCTCTTCGGCCATGGCGGTATGGTAAACAGACTGCAGCAACAGATCGCCCAATTCGCCTTCAAGCTCAGGCCAATCGGCGCGTTCGATGGCATCTGCGACTTCGTATGCCTCTTCGATGGTGTAGGGCGCGATGGAGGCGAAGTCCTGCTCGATATCCCACGGACAGCCAGTGTCGGGGTCGCGCAGGCGGCGCATGATCTCTAACAGCCGCTCGATGCCGGCGTTTTGGTCATTTATCAACTCGTCTGGCATTGCGGCTCTCCCTAGACTGGTGTCAGATAAGGACAACAGCCCAGAGGAGTCCACCCATGCCTGTGATCAACCGGATCGCCGATTTTGCCACCGATATGACCGCATGGCGGCGGCATTTGCATACGATCCCCGAATTGGGGTTTGACTGCCCGAAAACGGCGGCCTTTATCAAGGAACGGCTTGTCGAGATGGGTGTGGATGAGATCCACGAAGGGATCGCGCAGACGGGTATTGTGGCGATCATCAATGGCACTGGCGCGGGGCGCACCGTAGGCTTGCGCGCGGATTTTGATGCGCTGCCGATCGAGGAAGAGACGGGGGTCGAGTATGCCTCTACTCATGCGGGCAAGATGCATGCCTGCGGGCATGACGGGCATACGGCGATGCTGCTGGGGGCTGCCAAATATATGGTCGAGACGCGGAATTTTGCAGGCCGTGTGGCGCTGATTTTCCAACCAGCCGAGGAAGACGGCGGCGGCGCGCAAGTTATGTGTGCCGAAGGGATGATGGACCGGTTCGACATTGCCGAGGCTTACGGCATCCACAATTTGCCCGGTGCCGAGGAGGGTATGTTTTTTACCACGGCGGGGCCGATCATGGCGGCGGTGGATACGGTCACGATCTATATCAACGGGCGCGGCGGCCACGGTGCCATGCCCCATGAGGCGGCTGATCCGGTCGTGGCGGCTTGCGGCGTGGTTCAGGCGATCCAGACCATCGTAAGCCGGAACACCAAGTCGGGTGCCGAGAAGGTGATCTCGGTCACGCAGATCCACACGGGCAGCGCCAGTAATATCATCCCCGACACAGCAATGATCAACGCCACGGTGCGCACCTTTGATGTGGAGACGCGTGCGTTGATCCGCAAGCGCCTGGAGGAGATCGTGCAAGGGCAGGCGGCGAGTTACGGCGTGACCGCCACGATGGATTATGAAGAGGGTTATCCCAGCACCGTCAACACGCCCGAGCAGACCGCATATGCCGCAGGTGTGGCGCGCAGTGTTGTGGGCGCGGATAAGGTCGACGAGAATTTCCCCAAAGTCGCGGGGTCGGAGGATTTCGCCTATATGCTGGAGGAACGTCCGGGAGCATATCTGTTCCTCGGGGCGGGACCGGGGGCCGGCCTGCACCATCCAAAGTTTAATTTTAACGACGAGATTGCGCCCGTTGGTGCCTCGTTCTTTGTGCAGCTCGTCGAGCAAATGCAACCGGCGGCCTCCTGATATGGCACTGGAGGACGCGGCGACGCAAATCGATCTGGCCTTCACGCGTGAAGACCTCAAGGGCCCTAGTTTTGAGCTTACATTCGCGGGGGCGACCTCGTTCATGCGGCGGCGCTATACCAAAGACCTCACAGGTGTGGATATTGCTGTGACTGGCGTCTGCTTTGATCAGGCGGTGACTAATCGACCCGGTACGCGCCTTGGTCCGCGCGCCATCCGTGAGGCCAGCGCATTGCAAGCGCCTGATGCGCCTTATGGCTGGGACTTTGATGTGATGAGCGAATTTGCCATCGCGGATATTGGCGACATGGCGTTTGACCATGCAAATGTGCCGGCCTTTCCAGCGCTGCTGACAGCGCATATCAAGACGATACTGGAGGCTGGGGCCGCATCACTGGTGCTGGGCGGCGATCACTATATCACCTTTCCGATCTTGAAGGCCTATGCCGAGAAATATGGCCCGATCAGCCTGTTGCAGTTTGATGCCCATTCCGACACTTGGCCCGATGACAATATGGACCGGATCGATCATGGTACGATGTTCTACAAGGCAGTGAAATTAGGGATCGTGGACCCGGCAACGTCTGTGCAAGTGGGCATCCGGACGACGAACCCGGATACGCTGGGGGTGACCACCATTGATGCGGCCGAAGTTCACCGGGCCGGGCCTGAGGCTACGGTTGCCAAGATCAAATCCATATTGGGCGACCGGCCTTGTTACCTGACGTTTGATATTGATGCGCTGGATCCGGCCTATGCGCCGGGCACGGGCACGCCGGTATGGGGTGGGCTGACCAGCGCGCAATGTGCCGCGATGCTGCGGGGGCTGTCGGGTATCAATATTCAAGGCGGCGATGTGGTTGAGGTATCTCCGCCCTTTGACACGACCGGGGCAACAGCGATTGCAGGGGCCCATGTGGCAACAGAAATCCTGTGTTTGCTGGGGGCAAGGATGCGCGGATGAACACCAAGAACCAACCCATCAGCGGCAATGATTTGGCGCGATTTTCGGGGCCGGGGACGTTTATGCGGCTGCCTGCGGCCAACGACCTAAAAGGGTTGGATGTTGCGGTGCTGGGTATCCCGATGGACATTGGGACATCTTGGCGGTCGGGCACGCGTTTTGGCCCCAAAGAAGTGCGCAGCCAATCTGCCATGCTGCGGCCCTATAATTTGGCGACGGGGGCCGCGCCTTTTGACAGTTTGCAAGTCGCTGATATCGGTGATTTAGCGATCAACACGTTCTCCTTGAGTGAGAGCCTTCGTATAATTTCAGAGAGTTACGGCGCGATCTTAAACTATGATGCCATGCCATTGGCGATTGGCGGTGATCATTCGATGACCCTGCCGATCTTGCGCGCGATGGCCAAACGGCACGGGCCTATGGCGTTGGTTCATGTGGACGCCCATGCGGATGTGAATGACCACATGTTTGGCGAACGTGAAACCCACGGCAGCTTCTTGCGACGCGCGTTTGAAGAAGAGCTGGTGATCCCAAAAAAGACCTATCAGGTTGGTTTGCGGGGCACGGGATATGGCGCGGATGATTTCACCGAAGCGGCGGGTTGGGGGTTTCAGCAATTCCCGGCGCATGAGTTGTGGGGGCGCAGCCTTGCGTCACTTGGGGCCGAAATCAGGCGCGATATTGGCGATGCACCCGTTTACATCACCTATGATATCGACAGTCTTGACCCGGCCTTTGCGCCCGGTACCGGCACGCCTGAAATTGGCGGGCTGACAACGCCGCAGGCGCTGGAGCTGGTTCGCGCGCTAAAGGGGCTCAATATCGTTGGGGGGGATTTGGTTGAAGTGTCGCCACCCTATGACTTGTCCGGAAATACGGCACTGACGGGGGCGAATATCCTGTTTGAGATGTTGTGTGTTCTGCCCGGCGTGGCGTATCGCTGAGCAGACAAATGCTTGGCAGAGGTAAACTGGGGTGAAGCGGATGATCTTAACGGTACTTATACTGCTGAGCGTGGGCTTCTTGGCTTATGTGCGATTGGCACCAACAGATGTATCGCGCTGGCATGTCCCCATTGGCGACGCCGAAGACGTCACCGGTTCTGGTTGGGCCGCGCGGGTCATCAAGGAAAAACCTGGTGCCTTGTCAGAACTCAATCGCGCAATGCTCAAACTGCCCCGCACTGAACTGATTGCCGGGTCGGTCGGAGAAGGGCGTCTGACGTATATCACACGCAGCAAAGTGATCGGGTTTCCTGATTTCACGACCATCGAGAAAGATGGCGATTACATCAAGCTTTATGCCCGTTTGCGGTTTGGAAGCTTAGATTTTGGGGTAAACGCCGGGCGACTGGAGGGGTTGATCACCACGCTTAAGGCTGGATGAAAGGCACCCTTCCTGCGTTTCGCGCCACATCGGAACATTCAGCGACATCTGACATTGCGCCATGAACATACGCCCGTCCACGAACAAACAGATTGTCTCGCCAAGCTCCAAACGTGCGCCACTGGTGTCGGTGCAATAACAATCAATCGTTCGACCCTGAGGGGTAACGACATCTGCCAAAGCGGGCAGGGGTAACAGTGCCAGGATGAGGGCAAAACGTGTCATACTGAAAATCGTACCACATCGGAGGCCTTGACCAAAGCCCCTTGATTGACCAAAGGATGCGCGATGATACCCATGGACCGCCTTGCACAGATTTCTGCCCGTTTCGAGTATCTCGAGGCGGCGATGTCGACGGCGGGTGGTGATATCTCCAAGCTTGCCAAGGAATATTCCGACCTGCGGCCGGTGGTCGAACAGATCAGCGCGTACCGTTCACTGCTTGATGATCTGGACGACGCACGGCTGATGCTCAAAGACCCGGAAATGGCGTCCTTGGCCCGCGAAGAAATCCCGACACTTGAGGCACAGCTGCCGGCCGCTGAGGCCGCATTGCAGCTCGCACTTTTACCGCGCGATGAAGCGGATGCCAAACCTGCGATGCTGGAAATTCGGCCCGGCACAGGTGGCGATGAGGCCGCGCTGTTTGCTGCGGATCTGTTGCGCATGTACCAGCGGTATTGCGAAGCGCGTGGCTGGAAGTTCGACATGATCGAAGAGCAGGCCACCGAGCTGGGCGGGATCAAGGAAGTCGTGGCGCATATTACCGGCGAAAACGTTTTTGCCCGGCTAAAGTATGAAAGCGGCGTCCACCGGGTCCAACGTGTGCCGAGCACGGAAAGCGGCGGGCGCATTCATACCTCGGCGGCTACAGTCGCGGTGCTGCCCGAAGCGCAGGATGTGGACATTCACATCGATCAAAACGATATACGCATCGACACCATGCGCAGCTCTGGTGCGGGCGGCCAGCACGTCAACACAACCGATTCTGCGGTGCGCATCACGCATTTGCCCACCGGGACCGTTGTGACCAGCTCTGAAAAATCGCAGCACCGTAACCGAGAGATTGCGATGCAGGTTCTCAAAGCGCGGCTTTATGATGCGGAGCGGCAACGCGTAGACAAAGAACGCTCCGATAGCCGTGCCAGCCAAGTTGGCAGCGGTGATCGATCCGAGCGGATCAGGACATATAACTTCCCGCAAGGGCGGATGACGGACCACCGGATCAACATGACGCTCTACCGTTTGGATGCGGTGATGCAGGGTGATCTGGATGAGATTATTGATGCGCTGACGGCGGATGCGCAGGCGCAGATGTTGGCGGAGATGGGCCAATGACGACCGCGGGTGCCGCAATGGCCACAGCGACGGCGCGGCTGCGCGCGGCAGGGGTGCCGGACCCCGCACGCGATGCTCGAGTGTTGCTGGCACATGCGGCGTCGGTTGATGCTGTCCGTGTTACGCTGATCGCGCCCGAAGAAATTGCCCCTGAAATATCCGAACGATTTGAGCACCTGGTCGCTTTGCGTGCCGTTCGGGTGCCGGTGTCCCACCTGGTTGGTGCGCGCGCCTTTTATGGCCGTTCCTTTAGAATCAGCCGCGACGTGCTTGACCCGCGTCCCGAAACCGAGACGCTGATCGAAGCGGCTTTGGTTGTTCCCTATACACGTGTGCTGGATCTGGGCACAGGATCGGGCTGTATTCTTGTGACGTTGCTGGCAGAGCGCCCTGACGCGCACGGCGTGGGCGTTGACTTGAGCGAAAGGGCCTGTCTGCAAGCTAGCGCCAATGCGGTGTTGCACGAGGTTGCGGGACGTACAGAGATTGTCCAATCGGATTGGTTTTCTGCTGTGGAAGGTCGGTTTGACCTGATAGTGTCTAACCCGCCTTATCTGGCCCAAGCCGAAATGGCGGACGTAGCCCCGGAACTCGCCTTGCATGAACCTGCCATGGCGCTGACGGATGGCGGTGATGGGCTTAGTGCGTACCGGATCATCGCGCATCAAGCGCAGGGGTATTTGACTTCTCAAGGTCGCGTTATGGTTGAAATTGGGTGGCAGCAGGGACCGGACGTCGCTGAAATATTTCAGGCGGCCGGATGGGCGCGCGTGGCGATTCTACCGGACCTTGATGGGCGCAACCGTGTAATCTGTGCCGAAAACCCGGCATAACGGCGTGTTTTCGCGCATTTTACTTCATTTGTATCGCATTCCCTCTTGCCCCCTTGGCTCTCGCGTGGTTTGTGAGACGTGTTGCAGCGGTGGATACCTTAGGGTGGTCCCGCGCGGCGTAAGCCCAACAATCGCATGAGCCGGGACAGACCAACGCAGAGGCTGCGTGACCGGCAAAAAGATCATTAGCACACAAGGCTGAATTCCCAGATGAAATCGTCGAGATCACGTTCGAGGTCCAAGAATAACCGTAACCGTGGCGGTGGCCAGCAGGGCGGCAACGTCGTCAACCGTGTGTTCGATAGCTCGGGCCCCGAAGGCAAGGTGCGCGGCACGCCGCAGCAGGTTATTGAAAAATATAATCAGCTGTCACGCGATGCGCAGTTGAGCAATGACCGCGTTGCAATGGAAAACTTCCAGCAACATGCGGAACACTATTTGCGCCTGCTTTCAGAAGCACAGCGCGAAATGGACAGCAAACGTGAAGAGCAAGAGCGCTTTAACCGCGAACGCCAAGAAGAGCAGGATCGCCAGAACCGCGAACGCCAAGCTGAGCGGGACCGCGAGCGGGCCGAGCGTCAAGAACGCGAAGCGGCAAATGGTGGTGGTGATGCGCCGCAGGGCGATCAGAACTCTGGCCACAACACTGAACAGCCAAGCGTCCAGCAGCCTGATGTAGCACCAAAAGAACATACCAACCGCCCAAAGCGTGAGCGGCGACCCCAGACTGGCCACGACACGGCCGATCTGCCTGATTTCTTAGTGCAAGATACTGGTGCTGAGGAAAGCGGATTGGTGGAAACGCCAGAAAGCAAACCCAAGCCCAAACGCGCGCCACGGCGCAAGCCTAAGCCCAAGGAAGACGCCGCACCGCAAGGTGAGAGCGATCAGCCCGACGCGGCCGAGTAGGTATTTTGAAAAGGCCTCGCATCACGCGGGGCCTTTTTTACATCAGCAGGTATAATGTAGTGGGGGTTTTGTCGCTCTTTGCCGTTTGACCGACGGCGCGTTTACTACTTACGGCATTGCTGTAGCAGCGGTTCGATCTGCGGCCATAGCTTGGGTCTTTCGTTAAAAGTGACAGAAACT
It encodes the following:
- a CDS encoding protein adenylyltransferase SelO, translating into MINFDNSYAALPSGFYTRLDPTPVKAPVLLAFNNGLAKVLGINPSELGDLASVFGGNKIPQGATPLAQLYAGHQFGSYNQQLGDGRAILLGETIDTNGLRRDIQLKGSGRTPYSRGGDGRAWLGPVLREYVVSEAMHALGIPTTRALAAVATGEDILREQGMLPGAILTRVASSHLRVGTFQIFAHRGEIEALQTLTDYASQRHYPLAKTPMDLLREVCSAQAELIAAWMSVGFIHGVMNTDNCSISGETIDYGPCAFMDDFNMGRVFSSIDQQGRYAFGNQPNIAVWNMAQFATSLLQLFEDKDAAVEEATAIIHAMPALIEAAWLKRFAAKIGISEPTKDDEALIQSLLDLMQKDGADFTNTFRNLGTPDAPDQFTDRDAFDSWAVAHAARIADVPDARATMDAANPAIIPRNHRIEQMIDAAVAGDMAPFERLMTALKTPFTLTDPDLAKQPRPSEIVPATFCGT
- a CDS encoding GNAT family N-acetyltransferase codes for the protein MSAVLTLAGPDHLDRLLTLVSAFHHEANITLTDKARRDGVAPLLDGIPHGCAYLIGPPRAPIGYVVITFGWSVEFGGLDAIIDELYIRPGVRGRGIASEALTALPRALKEGGLRAIHLEVDSNNAAALKLYKRAGFAPREGYMFMSKRLV
- a CDS encoding nucleoside hydrolase encodes the protein MKPRKIIIDTDPGQDDAVAILLALASPEDVEVLALTCVAGNVPLDLTSKNARIICELAGKPNVPVYAGCDRPLGRDLVTAEHVHGKSGLDGPDLPDPTMPLAEGHAVDFIIDTLRDNAPGTITLCPLGPLTNIATALQKAPDIAKRVAKIVLMGGGYFQGGNITPAAEFNIYVDPQAADIVFKSGIPIVVMPLDVTHKALVTKSRNDAFRAIGTPAGIAVAQMTDFFERFDKEKYGSDGAPLHDPCVTAYLINPDLFKGRHVNVEIETQSELTMGMTVADWWGVTDRAPNATFMGEIDADGFFSLLVERIGRL
- the mazG gene encoding nucleoside triphosphate pyrophosphohydrolase, encoding MPDELINDQNAGIERLLEIMRRLRDPDTGCPWDIEQDFASIAPYTIEEAYEVADAIERADWPELEGELGDLLLQSVYHTAMAEEKGLFSFQSVVRNISDKMVARHPHVFGDESRDKSADQQTADWEAIKAKERAGKAQGGALDGVAIGLPALLRAHKLQKRAARVGFDWPDASHVIDKIKEEAAELVEARDELSQAEVEEEFGDLMFVMANLGRHLGLEPEAALRAANAKFTRRFEGVEAKLRDLGKTPNDSDLAEMDALWDAVKADERASKNTTHEK
- a CDS encoding M20 aminoacylase family protein; protein product: MPVINRIADFATDMTAWRRHLHTIPELGFDCPKTAAFIKERLVEMGVDEIHEGIAQTGIVAIINGTGAGRTVGLRADFDALPIEEETGVEYASTHAGKMHACGHDGHTAMLLGAAKYMVETRNFAGRVALIFQPAEEDGGGAQVMCAEGMMDRFDIAEAYGIHNLPGAEEGMFFTTAGPIMAAVDTVTIYINGRGGHGAMPHEAADPVVAACGVVQAIQTIVSRNTKSGAEKVISVTQIHTGSASNIIPDTAMINATVRTFDVETRALIRKRLEEIVQGQAASYGVTATMDYEEGYPSTVNTPEQTAYAAGVARSVVGADKVDENFPKVAGSEDFAYMLEERPGAYLFLGAGPGAGLHHPKFNFNDEIAPVGASFFVQLVEQMQPAAS
- the speB gene encoding agmatinase, which encodes MALEDAATQIDLAFTREDLKGPSFELTFAGATSFMRRRYTKDLTGVDIAVTGVCFDQAVTNRPGTRLGPRAIREASALQAPDAPYGWDFDVMSEFAIADIGDMAFDHANVPAFPALLTAHIKTILEAGAASLVLGGDHYITFPILKAYAEKYGPISLLQFDAHSDTWPDDNMDRIDHGTMFYKAVKLGIVDPATSVQVGIRTTNPDTLGVTTIDAAEVHRAGPEATVAKIKSILGDRPCYLTFDIDALDPAYAPGTGTPVWGGLTSAQCAAMLRGLSGINIQGGDVVEVSPPFDTTGATAIAGAHVATEILCLLGARMRG
- the speB gene encoding agmatinase, producing the protein MNTKNQPISGNDLARFSGPGTFMRLPAANDLKGLDVAVLGIPMDIGTSWRSGTRFGPKEVRSQSAMLRPYNLATGAAPFDSLQVADIGDLAINTFSLSESLRIISESYGAILNYDAMPLAIGGDHSMTLPILRAMAKRHGPMALVHVDAHADVNDHMFGERETHGSFLRRAFEEELVIPKKTYQVGLRGTGYGADDFTEAAGWGFQQFPAHELWGRSLASLGAEIRRDIGDAPVYITYDIDSLDPAFAPGTGTPEIGGLTTPQALELVRALKGLNIVGGDLVEVSPPYDLSGNTALTGANILFEMLCVLPGVAYR
- a CDS encoding DUF1499 domain-containing protein, giving the protein MILTVLILLSVGFLAYVRLAPTDVSRWHVPIGDAEDVTGSGWAARVIKEKPGALSELNRAMLKLPRTELIAGSVGEGRLTYITRSKVIGFPDFTTIEKDGDYIKLYARLRFGSLDFGVNAGRLEGLITTLKAG
- the prfA gene encoding peptide chain release factor 1 translates to MIPMDRLAQISARFEYLEAAMSTAGGDISKLAKEYSDLRPVVEQISAYRSLLDDLDDARLMLKDPEMASLAREEIPTLEAQLPAAEAALQLALLPRDEADAKPAMLEIRPGTGGDEAALFAADLLRMYQRYCEARGWKFDMIEEQATELGGIKEVVAHITGENVFARLKYESGVHRVQRVPSTESGGRIHTSAATVAVLPEAQDVDIHIDQNDIRIDTMRSSGAGGQHVNTTDSAVRITHLPTGTVVTSSEKSQHRNREIAMQVLKARLYDAERQRVDKERSDSRASQVGSGDRSERIRTYNFPQGRMTDHRINMTLYRLDAVMQGDLDEIIDALTADAQAQMLAEMGQ
- the prmC gene encoding peptide chain release factor N(5)-glutamine methyltransferase yields the protein MTTAGAAMATATARLRAAGVPDPARDARVLLAHAASVDAVRVTLIAPEEIAPEISERFEHLVALRAVRVPVSHLVGARAFYGRSFRISRDVLDPRPETETLIEAALVVPYTRVLDLGTGSGCILVTLLAERPDAHGVGVDLSERACLQASANAVLHEVAGRTEIVQSDWFSAVEGRFDLIVSNPPYLAQAEMADVAPELALHEPAMALTDGGDGLSAYRIIAHQAQGYLTSQGRVMVEIGWQQGPDVAEIFQAAGWARVAILPDLDGRNRVICAENPA
- a CDS encoding DUF4167 domain-containing protein is translated as MKSSRSRSRSKNNRNRGGGQQGGNVVNRVFDSSGPEGKVRGTPQQVIEKYNQLSRDAQLSNDRVAMENFQQHAEHYLRLLSEAQREMDSKREEQERFNRERQEEQDRQNRERQAERDRERAERQEREAANGGGDAPQGDQNSGHNTEQPSVQQPDVAPKEHTNRPKRERRPQTGHDTADLPDFLVQDTGAEESGLVETPESKPKPKRAPRRKPKPKEDAAPQGESDQPDAAE